The window GCCGCCGAGCATGCAGCGGGCTTGGCAGTTGCACCGCTTGAGCAAGGGGTTGTTCCGGAGGGACCTGAGTGTTGAGGGAGCGACGCCGTGGATGGGCTTCCGGCCTTCGTTGCCAGATTCGTTACCGGTGATCGACCGGGTGTGTGATGGGCGGGTGCTGTTGGCGTTCGGGCATCAGCACCTGGGTTTGACCCAGGCGGCGGTGACAGCGGAATGGGTGGGGCGGTTGGCCGAGCGGGCCGGTGGACCGGAGATGGGGGCTTACCGGTTGGATCGGTTCTAGATTCGGGGGCCGCTGTGCGGCCCTTTCGCGACACAAGGCCGCTCCTACAGGGGACCGCGTACGCTTGTAGGAGCGGCCTTGTGTCGCGAAAGGGCTGCGCAGCAGCCCCGGTATCACTCAGCGATAACGCTCGAGCCAGTGCGCATACGGTGCAGGCAAGGTCCAGGAGGCTTTCTCCACCCCCAACTCCTTGGCCGCAAAGTAAGCCCAGTGCGGGTCTGCCAGGTGCGCACGCCCTACCGATACCAGGTCCAGCTGATTGGCTTGCAGCGCTGCTTCCGCCAGTTGCGGCGTACCAAAACCCCACGCCGAGGTCACCGGCAGCTTCGCCTCACGGCGCACGCGCTCGGCAATCGGCCCCATGAACGCCGGGCCCCACGGGATATTGGTGTCGGGAATGGTGAAGCCGACACTCACGCTCAGCAGGTCGAGGCCGCCAGCCTTGAAACGGCGCGCCAGTTCGATCGACTCTTCCAGCGTCTGCTCATCCCGGCCGTCGTACTCCAGCACACCAAAACGCGCGGTCAGGGGCAGGTTCTCTGGCCATACCTCACGTACCGCTGCCAGGGTTTCCAGCAGGAAGCGGCTGCGGTTGTCGAAGCTGCCACCGTAGGCGTCGGTACGCTTGTTGGAGTGCTCGGAGAAGAAACTCTGGCCCAGGTAACCATGGGCAAAGTGCAGCTCGATCCACTCGAAACCGGCATCGCGCGCACGGCGGGCGGCATCGACGAAGTCCTGTTTGACCCGGGCAATGTCGTCCAGGGTCATCTCGCGCGGCACTTGTGGCAGGTGCGCGCCGAAGGCGATGGCGGACGGGGCAATGGTTTCCCAGCCGCGGGCGTCGTCGGCGGCAATGTGGTCGTCACCTTCCCACGGGCGGTTGGCGCTGGCCTTGCGCCCGGCGTGGGCAATCTGGATACCTGGCACGGAACCGGCGGCCTTGATTGCCTGCACCACCGGCACGAAAGCCTGGGCGTGGGCATCGCTCCAGATGCCGGCGCAACCGGGGGTGATGCGCCCTTCCGGTGCCACGGCAGTGGCCTCGACCACCAGCAGGCCGGCACCGCCACGGGCCAGGCCGGCCAGATGCACGTGGTGCCAGTCGTTGATCATGCCGTCCTCGGCCATGTATTGGCACATCGGTGGAATGGCAATGCGGTTGCGCAGGGTGACGTCCTTGAGGGTATACGGTTCGAACAAAGCGGACATGGGCAAGCTCCCGGGCTATCTGATTACGATAGTTCGATCATAATCGAACTATGGCAATTAATGATAGCCCCGTTATCATGACGACCATGCGAGCCTATCAACATCCCAATTCTGAAGACCTCACCCTGGAACGCCTGCTCTATGCCCTGAGCGACCCGGTGCGCCTGGGTATCGTGCGCCACCTGGCGGGCGTGGCCGAAGCCAGCTGTGGCGAGCTGGACGGCGGCCGGCCGAAGTCGAGCATGTCCCACCATTTTCGCGTGCTGCGTGATGCGGGGTTGGTGCATACCCGCAATGTGGGGACTACCCACATGAATTCGTTGCGTAGCGAGATGCTGGGGGAGCGGTTTCCCGGGCTGCTGGACTGCATTCTGCGGCAACAGTGATTTTCCTGTGCCGGCCTCTTCGCGGGTAAACCCGCTCCTACAGGATAATCACTGTCTTCAAGACCTGTGCGGTTTCTGTGGGAGCGGGTTTACCCGCGAAAGGGCCAGAACAGGCAAAATCAATCTTCTTTCTTGCCCAGGGCAAACCGGCATACCTGCCCTCCCCTGAGCATGCACTCCTCATGGCTCACCTCGGCCCCACCCAAGGCCCCGATCAGCGCCAGGTCCAGCTCGCACACCACCGGGTGCGCCTTGGCCAGGTGATGGAACACGCAATTGTGCGCAACGATCTGCGGCTCGCCCCCCGAGCGGAAGAACACCTGTGCCTCGTACCCGGCATTGTTCATGTGCTCGACGATGCGTGCCTCATCCACCACTTGGTGCTCCAGGTCCGCCGCCAGCTTGCGCCCCAGCTGGCGCATCAGCGCCAGCAACGCCTCCTGCCCCAGCAAGCCGGCCACTTCCGCAATCAGCAGGTTGGCCAGCAACGGGTACTGCCGCGGGAACAGTTCGCGGGCCTGTTCGGTCAGCTCGTGCAGCTGCTCCGGGCGTCGCCCGGTGGGCCGGGTAGCGCCACGCTTGACCAGGCCGTCGCGCTCCAGCGCTGCCAGGTGCTGGCGCACCGCCGTGCGGGTGATTGCCAGGGCCTGCGCCAGGTCGTCGATGCTCATGCCGGCCGGCTGGAGCAGCAACGCATGGAGCAGGTCCTGTTGGGTACGGCCCAGGCCTTCGAGCATCAGAATTTGTCCGGGAACTGCTTGACCAACGCCGCAGCCAGAGCGTCGGAAAGGGTCAGGATATGCTCGCGCATCATCGCCCAGGTGCGCGCCTCGCCTACGTAGTCAGCGGCCGCCAACTGGTCGATCTGGGCCACGTGGTGCCCGCCGTGGGCGCTGAGCAGCGTCAGCAGGGTCGGCTCGGGCAGGTTCGGGTTGGCCTTGGCCAGAAACGCGGCGATGGCCTTGGCATTGCTGTTCAGCTCGTTGACCGCGGCTTGCTGGCCTTTTTTGTCCTTGGCCACGGTGGCGTCGCTGTAGTGCTTTATGGCGCCCCAGTGGCCGGCCAGCAGCTTCAGCAACTGATCGGCGGCAGGCTGGCCGTACAGCGGGGCAATACTGTTGGCGATCCTGGTGGCGTCGGTGACCACTTCCTTGGCAGCGACTTCGGCCTCCTTGGCATTACCGGCTTGATTGGCCACGGCATGGTTGCGCACCCAGAAGATGTGCTCGACCCACAGGTCGCGCAGGGCCATGCGTGTGGTCATTGCAGCAGATTCGGCAGGTTTGGCGGCAGGGGTTTCGCTGGAGTAGGAGTAGCTTTGGCTCCATGCCGGCTGGGCGCACAGGGCTAGCAGCAGTAAGGCGGCAATCTTGATGTTCATGACGGCACCCTCCTGGAGGGGATCGACTGACAAGATTAATTTAAGCATCAAAATATGTTTTTATTGGGGCTGAGCTGGGTTTCCGATCAGTGGTTTCCTGAGCTGGCCCCTTCGCAGCACAAGGCTGCTCCTACAGATACGGCGCCGTGCCTGTAGGAGCAGCCTTGTGCTGCGAAGGGGCCGGACACAGGCAACAAAAAAGCCACGAGGTCTCCCCCGTGGCTTCTGTCACAACAATGGCCGATTACAGCGCCATGTCATTCTCAGGCTTGCTCTCGACCGGCTGGCTAGGTGCAACCGTGGTGCCGACGCTCTCGTCGATCACCGGTGGTTTCTCCAGCTGCAGCACTTCAGCGGTGTAGTTCCACTCTTTCTGGGTGGCCGCCGCCGAGTCGTTCAGCTTGGTGCCGTAGCTCGGCACGATCTGCTTGATCTTGGCCTGCCACTCTGGGGTAGCGACCTTCTCCTTGAACACGGTTTCCAGCACGTTCAGCATGATCGGTGCCGCAGTCGAAGCACCTGGCGATGCACCCAGCAGGCCGGCGATGGTGCGGTCTTCGGAAGCGACCACTTCGGTGCCCAGCTTCAGCACGCCACCCTTCTCGGCATCACGCTTGATGATCTGCACGCGCTGGCCGGCCTGCCACAAGCGCCAGTCTTCCTTCTTGGCGTTCGGGAAGTAGGTACGCAGGGCTTCGAAGCGGTCGTCGTCAGACAGCATCAACTGGCCAGCGAGATATTCCACCAGCGGGTACTGATCGATGCCGACCTTGGTCATCGGCCACACGTTGTGGGTGGTGGTGCTGCTCAGCAGGTCCAGGTACGAGCCGTTCTTCAGGAACTTGGTCGAGAAGGTGGCAAATGGGCCAAACAGGATCACGCGCTTGCCATCCAGCACGCGGGTGTCCAGGTGCGGAACCGACATGGGTGGCGCACCGGTCGAGGCGATGCCGTAGGCCTTGGCCATGTGCTGCATGGCCACGGTCGGGTTCTCGGTCACCAGGAACGAGCCGCCCACCGGGAAGCCTGCGTATTCCTTGGCTTCAGGAATGCCCGACTTCTGCAGCAGCTTCAGCGCGCCGCCACCAGCACCGATGAACAGGAACTTGGCGTCGGTAGCCGATTCGCTACCGTCCTTCAGGTTCTTGTACTCAACGTGCCACGAGCCGTCCTTGTTGCGGGTGATGTCCTGCACTTCGCTGGACAGCTTCAGGTCGAAGTTTTCCTGGGTTTTCAGGTGGCCGACGAACTGGCGGGTGATCTCGCCGAAGTTGACGTCCGTACCGATTGGCGTCCAGGTCACGGCCAGCTTCTGGTTCGGGTCGCGACCTTCCATCATCAGCGGGACCCACTTGGCGATCTGCGCGTGGTCCTCGGAGTACTGCATCGGGCGGAACAGCGGGCTGGCCTGCAGCGCGTCATAACGCTTTTTCAGGAACTTGATGTTGTCATCGCCCCACACGAAGCTCATGTGCGGAGTGGTGTTGATGAACGAGTGCGGGTTCTTCAGCACGCCCTGGCGGACCTGCCACGACCAGAACTGGCGGGAGATCTGGAAGGCCTCGTTGATTTCGATGGCCTTGGCGATGTTGACGTTGCCGTCCTTGTCTTCCGGGGTGTAGTTCAGCTCGGCCAGCGCGGAGTGGCCGGTACCGGCGTTGTTCCAGCCGTTGGAGCTTTCTTCGGCCACGCCATCCAGGCGTTCGACCATTTCCATCGACCAGCTTGGCTCCAGCTCGTGCAGCCACACGGCCAGGGTCGAGCTCATGATGCCGCCGCCGACCAGCAGCACATCTACTTTCTTGGTTTCTGCGGCGTGCGCTTGCATGACGCTTGCAGCGACAGCCAGACCCAGCAAGGTCTTGCCAG of the Pseudomonas asiatica genome contains:
- a CDS encoding helix-turn-helix transcriptional regulator, translated to MLEGLGRTQQDLLHALLLQPAGMSIDDLAQALAITRTAVRQHLAALERDGLVKRGATRPTGRRPEQLHELTEQARELFPRQYPLLANLLIAEVAGLLGQEALLALMRQLGRKLAADLEHQVVDEARIVEHMNNAGYEAQVFFRSGGEPQIVAHNCVFHHLAKAHPVVCELDLALIGALGGAEVSHEECMLRGGQVCRFALGKKED
- a CDS encoding ArsR/SmtB family transcription factor, coding for MAINDSPVIMTTMRAYQHPNSEDLTLERLLYALSDPVRLGIVRHLAGVAEASCGELDGGRPKSSMSHHFRVLRDAGLVHTRNVGTTHMNSLRSEMLGERFPGLLDCILRQQ
- the xenA gene encoding xenobiotic reductase XenA, whose translation is MSALFEPYTLKDVTLRNRIAIPPMCQYMAEDGMINDWHHVHLAGLARGGAGLLVVEATAVAPEGRITPGCAGIWSDAHAQAFVPVVQAIKAAGSVPGIQIAHAGRKASANRPWEGDDHIAADDARGWETIAPSAIAFGAHLPQVPREMTLDDIARVKQDFVDAARRARDAGFEWIELHFAHGYLGQSFFSEHSNKRTDAYGGSFDNRSRFLLETLAAVREVWPENLPLTARFGVLEYDGRDEQTLEESIELARRFKAGGLDLLSVSVGFTIPDTNIPWGPAFMGPIAERVRREAKLPVTSAWGFGTPQLAEAALQANQLDLVSVGRAHLADPHWAYFAAKELGVEKASWTLPAPYAHWLERYR
- the mqo gene encoding malate dehydrogenase (quinone); this encodes MFKKAGKTLLGLAVAASVMQAHAAETKKVDVLLVGGGIMSSTLAVWLHELEPSWSMEMVERLDGVAEESSNGWNNAGTGHSALAELNYTPEDKDGNVNIAKAIEINEAFQISRQFWSWQVRQGVLKNPHSFINTTPHMSFVWGDDNIKFLKKRYDALQASPLFRPMQYSEDHAQIAKWVPLMMEGRDPNQKLAVTWTPIGTDVNFGEITRQFVGHLKTQENFDLKLSSEVQDITRNKDGSWHVEYKNLKDGSESATDAKFLFIGAGGGALKLLQKSGIPEAKEYAGFPVGGSFLVTENPTVAMQHMAKAYGIASTGAPPMSVPHLDTRVLDGKRVILFGPFATFSTKFLKNGSYLDLLSSTTTHNVWPMTKVGIDQYPLVEYLAGQLMLSDDDRFEALRTYFPNAKKEDWRLWQAGQRVQIIKRDAEKGGVLKLGTEVVASEDRTIAGLLGASPGASTAAPIMLNVLETVFKEKVATPEWQAKIKQIVPSYGTKLNDSAAATQKEWNYTAEVLQLEKPPVIDESVGTTVAPSQPVESKPENDMAL